In Elaeis guineensis isolate ETL-2024a chromosome 1, EG11, whole genome shotgun sequence, a genomic segment contains:
- the LOC105039696 gene encoding RING-H2 finger protein ATL78, giving the protein MEEPYISNCLNLSLLTLSPTHSPTTPPRKTRGEASSLDYDVVVILAAMICALVCALGVNSMLQCVLRCTRRALTEPVGWVAHRRMNAGLKREDVIALPVATYIAPPPPSSGSPAPPPPGCAICLSDFADGEKIRVLPACSHRFHVGCIDTWLLSHCSCPTCRHRLSSHSTDDPPLEIAIDP; this is encoded by the coding sequence ATGGAAGAGCCTTACATCTCAAATTGCCTCAACCTCTCCCTCCTCACCCTGTCCCCCACCCACAGCCCCACGACTCCCCCTCGCAAAACCCGTGGCGAGGCTTCTTCCCTCGACTATGACGTTGTCGTCATCCTTGCTGCCATGATTTGCGCACTCGTCTGCGCACTCGGCGTGAACTCCATGCTCCAATGCGTTCTTCGATGCACTCGCCGTGCCCTCACCGAGCCCGTCGGATGGGTCGCGCACCGCCGCATGAACGCAGGCCTGAAGCGCGAGGACGTCATTGCACTCCCCGTCGCCACCTACATCGCCCCACCACCGCCGTCATCGGGCTCGCCTGCTCCACCACCACCTGGCTGTGCCATCTGCCTATCGGACTTCGCCGACGGGGAGAAGATCCGGGTGCTGCCTGCCTGCAGCCACCGGTTCCACGTCGGGTGCATCGACACGTGGCTGCTGTCGCACTGCTCCTGCCCGACGTGCCGGCACCGCCTCTCATCCCACAGTACTGATGATCCTCCTCTAGAGATTGCAATTGATCCATGA